The following proteins are co-located in the Phyllostomus discolor isolate MPI-MPIP mPhyDis1 chromosome 1, mPhyDis1.pri.v3, whole genome shotgun sequence genome:
- the TMEM165 gene encoding transmembrane protein 165, with product MAAARGSGRASAPRLLLVLLLLLMWAAAGVTPVPDEDLSHRNKEPPAPAQQLQPQPVAGQGPEPARAEKGLTPAVPVHANKEDPATQTNLGFIHAFVAAISVIIVSELGDKTFFIAAIMAMRYNRLTVLAGAMLALGLMTCLSVLFGYATTVIPRVYTYYVSTALFAIFGIRMLREGLKMSPDEGQEELEEVQAELKKKDEEFQRTKLLNGPGDVETGTSTIPQKKWLHFISPIFVQALTLTFLAEWGDRSQLTTIVLAAREDPCGVAVGGTVGHSLCTGLAVIGGRMIAQKISVRTVTIIGGVVFLAFAFSALFISPDSGF from the exons ATGGCGGCGGCCCGGGGGAGCGGCCGCGCATCTGCGCCCCGGCTGCTTCTGGTCCTGCTGCTTCTGCTAATGTGGGCCGCGGCTGGGGTCACGCCGGTCCCCGACGAAGACCTTAGCCACCGGAACAAGGAACCGCCGGCGCCTGCTCAGCAGCTGCAGCCGCAGCCCGTAGCGGGGCAGGGCCCGGAGCCGGCTCGGGCCGAG aaaggaCTCACACCAGCTGTCCCAGTTCATGCCAATAAAGAAGATCCAGCTACCCAAACTAATTTGGGATTTATCCATGCATTTGTCGCTGCCATATCAGTTATCATTGTATCTGAACTGGGTGACAAGACATTTTTTATAGCTGCCATTATGGCAATGCGCTACAACCGTTTGACAGTGCTGGCTGGTGCTATGCTTGCCTTGGGCTTAATGACGTGCTTATCAG ttctgttTGGCTATGCCACCACAGTCATTCCCAGGGTGTATACCTACTATGTTTCAACTGCATTATTTGCCATTTTTGGCATTCGAATGCTTCGGGAAGGTTTAAAGATGAGTCCAGATGAAGGTCAAGAGGAACTGGAAGAAGTTCaagcagaattaaagaaaaaagatgaagaa tttCAACGAACGAAACTCTTAAATGGACCAGGAGATGTTGAAACGGGTACAAGCACAATACCTCAGAAAAAGTGGCTGCATTTTATTTCACCCATCTTTGTTCAAGCTCTTACACTAACATTCTTAGCAGAGTGGGGTGATCGCTCTCAACTGACTACGATTGTTTTGGCAGCTAGAGAG GACCCCTGTGGTGTGGCCGTGGGAGGAACAGTGGGACACTCTTTATGCACTGGGCTGGCTGTGATTGGAGGAAGGATGATAGCACAAAAAATCTCTGTCCGAACTG TGACGATCATAGGAGGCGTCGTATTTTTGGCGTTTGCATTTTCTGCACTATTTATAAGTCCTGATTCTGGTTTTTAA